The genomic interval ACGCCGCTGCAGGGTGATCACCAACCGGATTTAACGTTTGTGCAGATGGCAGCCCGAGGGCTGGCCGACGTCCTGAAGCCTGGCGATCTGGTGGTGCTGGAGTCCACCTCGCCGGTCGGGACGACGGAGCAACTGGCTGAGTGGCTGGCGCTGGCGCGGCCGGATCTGAGCTTTCCACAACAGCGGGGCGAGCAGTCGGATGTTCGTATCGCTTATTGCCCGGAGCGGGTTCTGCCGGGAAATATCATGCAGGAGCTGGCGCGTAACGATCGGGTTATCGGCGGTATGACGGAACGGTGCGCTGCTCGCGCCTGCGAGCTTTACCGCATTTTCCTCGAAGGCGAGTGCATGGTGACGGATACGCGCACAGCAGAGATGTGCAAGCTGACGGAAAACAGTTTTCGCGACGTCAACCTGGCTTTCGCCAATGAACTGTCGCTGATTTGCGCCGAGCAGGGCATTGATGTCTGGGCGCTGATTCGTCTGGCCAACCGCCATCCCCGGGTGGATATCCTTCTGCCGGGGCCGGGCGTCGGTGGGCACTGTATCGCAGTAGATCCGTGGTTTATCGTTTCCCAGCATCCGCGACAAGCGCAACTGATTCATACCGCCCGGTTGGTGAATGACGCCAAGCCGCTGTGGGTGGTGGATCGGGTGAAGATTGCCGTGGCCGATGCGTTGGCGCAGAGCGGGAAAACGCCGAAGTCACTGTGCATTGCCTGTTTTGGGCTCACGTTCAAACCGGATATCGACGATTGTCGGGGAAGCCCGGCGCTGGATATCACCGCCATGATCGCGGAATGGCACGCAGGAAAAACGCTGGTGGTGGAACCGTATTTGCCCGAGTTGCCGCCGATATTACGGGGCTGCGCCGTACCGGCTGATATCCGACAAGCGTTGCGGGACGCCGATGTTCTGGTCATGTTGGTGGATCATCAGGCGTTCCGCGCCGTCCCTGCCGAGCAGATCGCCCAACGCTGGGTGGTGGATACCCGGGGTATCTGGCGTTGAAACATGATTAACCGGAGTGGCCTATGACGCTATGCGCCGTGATCGAACCTTTAGTTTGGGAGAGCGAGTTTTTTCAGCGTTCCTGCGGCCGGCTGGGTTTTGGCCAAGATGCGCCGCCGTTGACTGCCGCGGCGCTGGATCGGTTTGCGCTCTGTCAGGCTAAAATCGCCGCCAGCGAGCTGGTGCGGGCGGATGCGCTCGCTACGTGGGGATTCCGGCTGGCGGAGGGCGAAGCGAGTTTCTGTATGTCGGTGGTGCCCGCCGCCAGGGCGCAGTTCGCCGTCGGCGTGCGGCAGGCTGAGATTGGCGATATCCCGGTGTTGCGTGCGGCGGCAGCCCAGTCGTTTGTCTGGAGCCGTTTCCGGCCGCCCTGGTATCGGGAGGACGATTGCGGTCGTTTTTATGCCCGCTGGGTGGAGAAAGCGGTGGACGGAGAATTTGACGATGCCTGTCTGGTGACAGTGGCGCCAGGTGGCGCATTGACGGGGTTTGTGACGTTACGCCAACAGTCCCCACAGTTGGCGCGCATCGGGTTGCTGTCCGTGTTGCCTGGGATGCAAGGGCAAGGTATCGGACGGCAATTGATGCAGGTGTCGCGCGTCTGGTGCCAGCAGCGCCGGATCCGTCGTCTGGCGGTGGCGACTCAGACCAGCAACCTGCCCGCCATGCGACTGTATCTGGGGAGCGGCGCGCGTCTTGAGAGTACCGCCTACTGGCTTTATCGGAGCGCCCATGATCCCATTTAACGCCCCCGCAGTGGTCGGCTCTGAACTGGCGTACATCCAGACTGCGATGCAAAGCGGCAGGTTGAGTGGCGACGGTGACTTTAGCCGACGCTGTCAGCAGTGGCTGGAACAGTATAGCGGTAGCCAACGAGTGTTAATGACGCCCTCCTGTACCGCCTCGCTGGAGATGGCGGCCATTTTGCTGGATATCGGTCCCGATGATGAAGTGATCATGCCCAGCTATACCTTTGTCTCCACCGCGAATGCGTTCGTGTTGCGTGGCGCCCGTATCCGGTTTGTGGATATTCGGCCGGATACGCTGAATATCGACGCGCGCGCCATCGAGGCGGCGATAACGGCGAAAACCCGGGCGATTGTGGTGGTGCATTACGCCGGCGTCAGTTGCGAAATGGAGGCGATTATGGCGTTGGCGCAGCGTTACGGCCTGTTTGTGGTGGAGGACGCGGCGCAGGGCATCATGTCGCGCTACCAGGGGCGACCGTTGGGGGCGATCGGTCATATCGGCTGCTTTAGTTTTCACGAAACTAAAAATGTCACCGCGGGCGGTGAAGGGGGCGCGACGTTGATTAATGCCCCCGAGCTGGTCGAACGCGCAGAGGTTATTCGTGAAAAAGGCACCGACCGCAGCCGCTTTTTCCGTGGTCTGACGGATAAGTACACTTGGCGCGATATCGGTTCCAGCTATCTGATGGCGGAAGTACAGGCGGCCTATCTATGGGGGCAATTGGAGGCGATATCGCGTATTCACCAGCGGCGTTGCCAGCTGTGGCAACGCTATGCAGCGGCCTTCCGTGCGCTGGCGGATGCCGGGCGTTTAACGTTGCCGCATGTCCCTGCGGACTGCGAACATAATGGGCACCTGTTTTTTCTGCGTTTACAGGATCGCGCCGAACGTACTGCATTTATCCGTCATATGTCGGAACGCGATATTTTAACGGTATTTCACTATCTCCCGCTGCATACCAGCCCGGCCGGGCGCCAGTTTGGGCGCTTTATCGGCGATGACGGTTGTACGCTCAGGGAGAGCGACCGATTGGTGCGCCTGCCGCTGTTTTATAATCTGTCGGATGCGGAACAACGTACCGTGATCGACGCGGCGCTGGCGTTTTTCTGATGTCTTCGCTGGCGCGCGCATCGGTATGGACAGCCGGCTCTGTGTTGGTCAAGGTTGGCGCCGGGTTGGTGGTGATTAAGCTGCTGGCGTTGTCTTTTGGGCCGGAGGGGGTGGGGCTGGCGGGGAACTATCGCCAGTTGATCACCGTACTTGGCGCGCTGGCGGGCGCCGGTATTTCCAATGGCGTCACTCGGATGATCGCCGCTGCGCCGACGACGGCCGATGCGCCTTCGGCGTCGTTGGGGACGGCCGTGACCATAACGCTGGGTTGGTCTCTGGCGCTGGCTCTGCTGTTGTGGTGGGGGGCCGTTCCGTTATCCCGTCTGTTGTTTGGCATTGAGGATTATGATCGGGTTATCCGGGTGCTGGCGTTGTTGCAAGTCGGCATGGCCGTCGCCAGCCTGTTGCAGGCGATTCTGAAAGGCTTCCGGGATGCCCGTGCTTGTGCGTTGACCGTGGTGATCGGCAGTGTGTCCGGCATGATGGCTTTTGTCCTGTGTGTGTGGCTAACAGGGTATGCCGGCGCGCTGGTGGGGTTGGCGTTGGCCCCGACGTTGCTGGTGTTTCCCGCCTGCTGGTTGTTGCATCGTCGCACGCCGTTGCGCTGGCGAACATTTGCGCCGCGTTGGGATCGGCGGCAGGCGAGGTTATTGGGCACATTTACGCTAATGACGCTGATCACCGCCGTAACCTTGCCGGTGTCCTATGTGTTGATGCGTAATCTGCTGGCGGCTCAGGATGGCTGGGATGCCGTGGGCATATGGCAGGGCATGATGACCATTTCGGACGCCTGGCTGCAATTCATCACCGCGTCGTTAAGCGTTTGGTTATTGCCGACGTTGTCGCGCCTGACGGAGAAAACGGCGGTACGGGATGAAATTTTGCGGACGCTGCGTTTCGTCTTGCCGTGGCTGTCGTTTGGGGCCGTCGCATTGTGGCTATCGCGAGATATCGGGATTGGGCTGCTGTTTTCGCCGAAGTTCACGCCGATGCGATCGCTGTTCGGTTGGCAATTGGCCGGGGATGTATTGAAAGTCGGCGCCTATGTGTTCGGTTATCTGGTCGTGGCTCGCGCATCGCTACGTTTTTATGTGCTGGCGGAGACCTGCCAGTGTGCGCTGCTGCTTGCTTTCGCCTATTGGCTGATCCCGCTGCATGGCGCGATAGGCGCGGCCCAGGCGTATCTGGCGGCCTATCTGATCTACTTTTTACTCTGTTCGGGTGTCTTCACTCTTTATTGCAGGCGGGCATGAACACGTTGATTCACATTCTTGGCGCGGATATCCCTCACCATAATCAGACATTGCTGGGTTTCTTTAATGACAACCTGACGTCCGAGATCCCGCACCATTTTATGGTGGCGGCGCAGGACGCAGCCGCGTTACGGCGGGCATTTCCTGCGTTACGAATCGATGCATTCGGCAGTAAGAGCGCGTTAGCCATGGCCGTGGTGCGCCGTGCCTGGGCTGATCGTTCGACGCGCTTCTTTTTTCACGGTCAGTTCAATGTCTGGTTGTGGCTGGCGTTGTTGGCGCGGCTGATTCTGCCCACGCAGGTGAGCTGGCATATCTGGGGCGCGGATCTCTATGAAACGGCGTGCGGCTGGCAATACCGCATGTTTTATCTGTTGCGGCGCCGGGCGTTTCGTCAGGTCGGGCATGTTTTCGCTACGCGCGGCGATCTGGGCGTGGTGCAGCGCTTCCGCCCCCATCTGCCGGCATCGCTGCTGTATTTCCCCACCCGTATGCCGCCATTGTCCGAGCCCGCTGCGAACCCGGGCCCATCGACGCCCATGACGATTCTGGTCGGAAATTCGGGTGATCGCAGCAACCGGCACCGCGAGGCGCTGGCGGCTATTCATCGCCAGTTTGGCGCGGACGTTCAGGTGGTGTTGCCGATGGGGTACCCGGCGGGCAACGCGGCGTATGTCGCCCAGGTGGTTCGGCAGGGGACACGGCTATTCGGCGCCAACTTCCGGGTGTTGCACCAGCCGCTGGC from Musicola paradisiaca NCPPB 2511 carries:
- the wzxE gene encoding lipid III flippase WzxE, which codes for MSSLARASVWTAGSVLVKVGAGLVVIKLLALSFGPEGVGLAGNYRQLITVLGALAGAGISNGVTRMIAAAPTTADAPSASLGTAVTITLGWSLALALLLWWGAVPLSRLLFGIEDYDRVIRVLALLQVGMAVASLLQAILKGFRDARACALTVVIGSVSGMMAFVLCVWLTGYAGALVGLALAPTLLVFPACWLLHRRTPLRWRTFAPRWDRRQARLLGTFTLMTLITAVTLPVSYVLMRNLLAAQDGWDAVGIWQGMMTISDAWLQFITASLSVWLLPTLSRLTEKTAVRDEILRTLRFVLPWLSFGAVALWLSRDIGIGLLFSPKFTPMRSLFGWQLAGDVLKVGAYVFGYLVVARASLRFYVLAETCQCALLLAFAYWLIPLHGAIGAAQAYLAAYLIYFLLCSGVFTLYCRRA
- a CDS encoding TDP-N-acetylfucosamine:lipid II N-acetylfucosaminyltransferase, translated to MNTLIHILGADIPHHNQTLLGFFNDNLTSEIPHHFMVAAQDAAALRRAFPALRIDAFGSKSALAMAVVRRAWADRSTRFFFHGQFNVWLWLALLARLILPTQVSWHIWGADLYETACGWQYRMFYLLRRRAFRQVGHVFATRGDLGVVQRFRPHLPASLLYFPTRMPPLSEPAANPGPSTPMTILVGNSGDRSNRHREALAAIHRQFGADVQVVLPMGYPAGNAAYVAQVVRQGTRLFGANFRVLHQPLAFDDYLALLRRCDLGYFIFQRQQGIGTLCLLIQLRVPFVISRSNPFWQDLAEQQLPVLFCEDQLDETCVWEARRQLARTDIRGITFFSPNYLPAWRQALVQATGGAA
- the rffC gene encoding dTDP-4-amino-4,6-dideoxy-D-galactose acyltransferase; this encodes MTLCAVIEPLVWESEFFQRSCGRLGFGQDAPPLTAAALDRFALCQAKIAASELVRADALATWGFRLAEGEASFCMSVVPAARAQFAVGVRQAEIGDIPVLRAAAAQSFVWSRFRPPWYREDDCGRFYARWVEKAVDGEFDDACLVTVAPGGALTGFVTLRQQSPQLARIGLLSVLPGMQGQGIGRQLMQVSRVWCQQRRIRRLAVATQTSNLPAMRLYLGSGARLESTAYWLYRSAHDPI
- the wecC gene encoding UDP-N-acetyl-D-mannosamine dehydrogenase, producing the protein MSFDTISVIGLGYIGLPTAVMFALRHPNVVGVDLDRSLVEAINQGEMTVTEPDLARLTRMAVAQGFLRATHRPMAADAFLIAVPTPLQGDHQPDLTFVQMAARGLADVLKPGDLVVLESTSPVGTTEQLAEWLALARPDLSFPQQRGEQSDVRIAYCPERVLPGNIMQELARNDRVIGGMTERCAARACELYRIFLEGECMVTDTRTAEMCKLTENSFRDVNLAFANELSLICAEQGIDVWALIRLANRHPRVDILLPGPGVGGHCIAVDPWFIVSQHPRQAQLIHTARLVNDAKPLWVVDRVKIAVADALAQSGKTPKSLCIACFGLTFKPDIDDCRGSPALDITAMIAEWHAGKTLVVEPYLPELPPILRGCAVPADIRQALRDADVLVMLVDHQAFRAVPAEQIAQRWVVDTRGIWR
- the rffA gene encoding dTDP-4-amino-4,6-dideoxygalactose transaminase encodes the protein MIPFNAPAVVGSELAYIQTAMQSGRLSGDGDFSRRCQQWLEQYSGSQRVLMTPSCTASLEMAAILLDIGPDDEVIMPSYTFVSTANAFVLRGARIRFVDIRPDTLNIDARAIEAAITAKTRAIVVVHYAGVSCEMEAIMALAQRYGLFVVEDAAQGIMSRYQGRPLGAIGHIGCFSFHETKNVTAGGEGGATLINAPELVERAEVIREKGTDRSRFFRGLTDKYTWRDIGSSYLMAEVQAAYLWGQLEAISRIHQRRCQLWQRYAAAFRALADAGRLTLPHVPADCEHNGHLFFLRLQDRAERTAFIRHMSERDILTVFHYLPLHTSPAGRQFGRFIGDDGCTLRESDRLVRLPLFYNLSDAEQRTVIDAALAFF